Proteins encoded by one window of Halorubrum ruber:
- a CDS encoding DegT/DnrJ/EryC1/StrS family aminotransferase → MSRVAIADPDVGEREIERVREVLTGGRLADGPVVREFERAFADHCGAERGVAVANGTAALHAALEGLGIGEGDAVVTTPFSFVASANAVRLCGAEPVFADVDPETYTIDPDAVEDAVAATDDVAAILPVHLYGLPADMGRLNAIADEHDLALIEDAAQAHGAAYEGTSVGALGDAGCFSFYPTKNMTTGEGGMVVTDDEEVADRAARFVNHGRADGAERGYDHVSVGHNLRMTSLAAGIGVEQLRKLPAYNARRRKNAVRLSAALEDVPELTLPTEPPGRRHVYHQYTVRCQDRAALREHLDERGVDTAVYYPTTIPDQPAYDGYDPAVPTARRLADEVVSLPVHPGLTDEAVDRVAAAVRGHYGLAETEVAADD, encoded by the coding sequence ATGAGCCGGGTCGCCATCGCCGACCCCGACGTCGGCGAGCGGGAGATAGAGCGGGTGCGCGAGGTGCTCACGGGCGGTCGGCTGGCCGACGGCCCCGTCGTCCGGGAGTTCGAGCGCGCCTTCGCGGACCACTGCGGCGCCGAGCGCGGCGTCGCGGTCGCCAACGGGACCGCGGCCCTCCACGCGGCGCTGGAGGGCCTCGGGATCGGCGAGGGCGACGCGGTCGTCACAACCCCGTTCTCCTTCGTCGCGAGCGCGAACGCGGTCCGACTCTGCGGCGCCGAGCCGGTGTTCGCGGACGTCGACCCCGAGACGTACACGATCGACCCGGACGCGGTCGAGGACGCGGTCGCGGCGACCGACGACGTCGCCGCGATCCTGCCGGTCCACCTGTACGGGCTGCCGGCGGACATGGGCCGGCTGAATGCGATCGCGGACGAGCACGACCTCGCGCTGATCGAGGACGCCGCGCAGGCGCACGGGGCGGCCTACGAGGGGACGTCCGTCGGCGCGCTCGGCGACGCCGGCTGCTTCTCGTTTTACCCGACGAAGAACATGACGACCGGGGAGGGCGGGATGGTCGTCACGGACGACGAGGAGGTCGCCGACCGCGCCGCCCGCTTCGTCAATCACGGGCGCGCGGACGGCGCCGAGCGCGGCTACGACCACGTCTCCGTGGGCCATAACCTCCGGATGACGAGCCTCGCGGCCGGGATCGGCGTCGAGCAGCTCCGGAAGCTCCCGGCGTACAACGCCCGCCGCCGCAAGAACGCGGTGCGGCTCTCCGCGGCGCTGGAGGACGTCCCCGAGCTGACGCTCCCGACGGAGCCGCCGGGGCGGCGCCACGTCTACCACCAGTACACGGTCCGGTGTCAGGACCGGGCCGCGCTCCGCGAGCACCTCGACGAGCGCGGGGTGGACACGGCCGTCTACTACCCGACGACCATCCCGGACCAGCCGGCGTACGACGGGTACGACCCGGCGGTTCCGACGGCGCGCCGGCTCGCCGACGAGGTCGTGTCGCTGCCGGTACACCCGGGGCTCACCGACGAGGCGGTCGACCGGGTCGCCGCCGCCGTGCGGGGCCACTACGGCCTCGCCGAGACGGAGGTGGCCGCCGATGACTGA
- a CDS encoding Gfo/Idh/MocA family protein encodes MTDDGPLRVGVVGVGSMGAHHARVYANTPDAELVGVADTDWDRATEVAEKHGTRALNRGTLLQAVDAVSVVVPTRFHAPIVREALEADTHVLVEKPFVDDPDEGRELIALADRNDLRLQVGHIERFNPAVRALGDVLPEMEVLAVDARRLGPPVDRENADGVVEDLMIHDLDVVLSLFDADVAETYAAGVDGDPHVAATLTLDNGVLGTLTASRITHQKVRELAVTGRECRVTVDYLTQSVKIHRRSLPGYVESDGDVRYRSESVVERPQVANGEPLRAELESFVSAAKTGSTPEVTGEDGLRAIELVRRIRDAVDGPEATVAGTGGR; translated from the coding sequence ATGACTGACGACGGGCCGCTCCGCGTCGGCGTCGTCGGCGTCGGGAGCATGGGCGCGCACCACGCCCGCGTGTACGCCAACACGCCTGACGCCGAGCTCGTCGGCGTCGCGGACACCGACTGGGACCGCGCGACGGAGGTCGCCGAGAAACACGGGACGCGGGCGCTCAACCGGGGGACGCTGCTCCAGGCGGTCGACGCCGTCTCGGTGGTCGTCCCGACCCGCTTCCACGCGCCCATCGTGCGCGAGGCGCTGGAGGCCGACACCCACGTCCTCGTCGAGAAGCCGTTCGTCGACGACCCCGACGAGGGCCGCGAGCTGATCGCGCTCGCCGACCGGAACGACCTCCGGCTCCAGGTCGGGCACATCGAGCGGTTCAACCCGGCCGTGCGGGCCCTCGGCGACGTGTTACCGGAGATGGAGGTGCTCGCGGTCGACGCGCGGCGGCTCGGCCCGCCGGTCGACCGCGAGAACGCGGACGGCGTGGTCGAGGACCTGATGATCCACGACCTCGACGTCGTGCTGTCGCTGTTCGACGCCGACGTCGCGGAGACGTACGCGGCCGGGGTCGACGGCGACCCTCACGTCGCGGCGACGCTCACGCTCGACAACGGCGTGTTGGGGACGCTGACGGCGAGCCGGATCACCCACCAGAAGGTCCGCGAGCTCGCCGTCACCGGCCGCGAGTGCCGGGTGACCGTGGACTACCTCACGCAGTCGGTGAAGATACACCGGCGCTCGCTCCCCGGCTACGTCGAGTCGGACGGCGACGTCCGGTACCGCTCCGAGAGCGTCGTCGAGCGGCCGCAGGTCGCCAACGGCGAGCCGCTCCGCGCGGAGCTGGAGTCGTTCGTGTCGGCGGCGAAGACGGGGTCGACCCCCGAGGTCACCGGCGAGGACGGGCTCCGAGCGATCGAGCTGGTCCGCCGGATCCGCGACGCGGTCGACGGTCCCGAGGCGACCGTCGCCGGGACGGGTGGACGATGA
- a CDS encoding WD40/YVTN/BNR-like repeat-containing protein: MDRTDADPTTGNGIAARGEPLGLGTEARVAGVRDGRLYWTRGRTVGAWTPGAGRVTLGTLPTPEGGADAAFRLRHGRLAKGLLRPLVGSWTTTNLWPLRGDALLATVGHRVFRSGDDGRSWAPVYRLPDSSGPMGVLPTSLCLHGGDVYLAEYTLGDDPARILRSGDGGRTWETRVETTAVRHFHGVFSDPYGGDLWATSGDADDESAVGTIDGDEFVRAGTGSQRWRAVGLAFTPSSVVWGMDCSYASSVELLRLDRGGSADPITVGRTDASAYYAATLPVDGKRWVAVATAAEVGADSTAPEGRGNRSGDAARVLVASSASAYEEWYELAAFPRRRPLGARVPGVPTASTYVFLAADEELGLFVNPFNARGDVESVIRVPSEEIARVADETPAIDGR, encoded by the coding sequence ATGGACCGAACCGACGCGGATCCGACGACCGGGAACGGGATCGCCGCCCGGGGCGAGCCGCTCGGCCTCGGCACGGAGGCGCGGGTCGCCGGGGTCCGCGACGGGCGGCTCTACTGGACGCGCGGGCGGACGGTCGGCGCCTGGACGCCGGGCGCTGGCCGCGTGACGCTCGGGACGCTCCCGACCCCGGAGGGCGGCGCGGACGCCGCGTTCCGGCTCCGACACGGGCGGCTCGCGAAGGGGCTCTTGCGCCCGCTCGTCGGCTCGTGGACGACGACGAACCTGTGGCCGCTGCGCGGCGACGCGCTGCTCGCGACGGTTGGGCACCGCGTGTTCCGCTCCGGCGACGACGGGCGTTCGTGGGCGCCCGTGTACCGCCTCCCCGACTCCTCCGGCCCGATGGGCGTCCTCCCGACCTCCCTCTGTCTCCACGGCGGCGACGTCTACCTCGCCGAGTACACGCTCGGCGACGACCCGGCCCGGATCCTCCGGAGCGGGGACGGCGGCCGGACGTGGGAGACGCGCGTCGAGACGACCGCGGTCCGCCACTTCCACGGCGTCTTCAGCGACCCGTACGGCGGCGACCTGTGGGCGACGTCGGGCGACGCCGACGACGAGAGCGCAGTGGGGACGATCGACGGCGACGAGTTCGTCCGCGCGGGGACCGGCAGCCAGCGGTGGCGGGCGGTCGGCCTTGCGTTCACCCCCTCGTCGGTGGTGTGGGGGATGGACTGCTCGTACGCCTCGTCCGTCGAGCTCCTCCGGCTGGACCGTGGGGGATCGGCTGACCCCATCACGGTCGGGCGGACCGACGCCTCCGCCTACTACGCCGCGACGCTGCCGGTCGACGGCAAGCGCTGGGTCGCGGTCGCGACCGCCGCCGAGGTCGGCGCCGACAGCACCGCGCCCGAGGGCCGGGGGAACCGCAGCGGCGACGCTGCGCGGGTGCTGGTCGCCTCCTCCGCCTCGGCGTACGAGGAGTGGTACGAGCTCGCCGCCTTCCCGCGGCGCCGGCCGCTCGGCGCGCGGGTGCCGGGCGTCCCGACCGCGAGCACGTACGTGTTCCTAGCGGCGGACGAGGAGCTCGGCCTGTTCGTCAACCCGTTCAACGCGCGCGGCGACGTCGAGTCCGTGATCCGCGTCCCGTCGGAGGAAATAGCGCGGGTCGCCGACGAGACGCCCGCGATCGACGGTCGATGA
- a CDS encoding acyltransferase: protein MRDSQRSAPESTVADVRLGAGSTVSERATLGYEYADDAGPTVVGDDATVRSGSVVYADVRAGDGFTTGHNALVREHTELGDDVLVGTNAIVDGETTIGSRVSLQSGVYVPQETAIGDDVFVGPNAVLTNDPYPVRRDVDLDGPKLADSVSVGANATVLPGVTVGERAFVAAGAVVTEDVPPETLAAGVPAAPRDLPEPLDGSNSIA from the coding sequence ATGCGAGACTCACAACGAAGCGCCCCGGAGTCGACGGTCGCGGACGTCAGGCTCGGCGCGGGGTCGACGGTAAGCGAGCGGGCGACGCTCGGGTACGAGTACGCCGACGACGCCGGTCCCACGGTCGTCGGCGACGACGCGACGGTGCGGTCCGGATCGGTCGTGTACGCCGACGTGCGGGCAGGCGACGGGTTCACGACCGGACACAACGCCCTCGTCAGGGAACACACCGAGCTCGGTGACGACGTGCTCGTCGGGACGAACGCGATCGTCGACGGCGAGACGACGATCGGCTCGCGCGTCAGCCTCCAGAGCGGGGTGTACGTCCCGCAGGAGACCGCGATCGGCGACGACGTGTTCGTCGGCCCGAACGCGGTGCTGACGAACGACCCGTACCCGGTCCGGCGTGATGTCGACCTCGACGGACCCAAGCTCGCCGACTCAGTCTCCGTCGGGGCCAACGCGACCGTGCTCCCCGGCGTCACCGTCGGCGAGCGGGCGTTCGTGGCCGCCGGCGCGGTCGTCACCGAGGACGTCCCGCCCGAGACGCTCGCGGCCGGCGTCCCCGCCGCGCCCCGTGACCTCCCGGAACCGCTCGACGGCTCGAACTCGATAGCATGA
- a CDS encoding glycosyltransferase has product MAPQSDPPTPDRAGADASDADLPFVSVVIPVYNDPEGIRATIDALRRQTFPASGYEVIVADNGSTDETRDVVEGYLEAFDGLRLVVEDEVQGSYAARNAGIAAATGEVIAFVDADMIVDPDWVGAVAWRMARTDADYLACDVRLFTPGDEGVVAEYNRRNDLHVERFVAELSFAPTCCLVVRRSLLADVGGFDSRLQSGGDYEFGNRVAASGRDLEYASDIAMYHPTRTTLGALLRKSRRVGRGKTQLRRYYPDRYGRPLFAALNPAAFLPPRPSFMRRSVRGWNDLSARRQVVFLLVSYIASLAKAYGQLLELASPTETGAE; this is encoded by the coding sequence GTGGCTCCCCAATCCGATCCGCCGACCCCCGACCGCGCAGGCGCGGACGCGAGCGACGCCGATCTCCCGTTCGTCTCGGTCGTGATCCCGGTGTACAACGACCCGGAAGGGATCCGGGCGACGATCGACGCGCTGCGCAGGCAGACGTTTCCCGCGTCCGGGTACGAGGTGATCGTCGCGGACAACGGGTCGACGGACGAGACGCGCGACGTCGTCGAGGGGTACCTGGAGGCGTTCGACGGGCTCCGGCTCGTCGTCGAGGACGAGGTTCAGGGCTCGTACGCCGCCCGCAACGCGGGGATCGCCGCCGCGACGGGGGAGGTGATCGCCTTCGTCGACGCCGACATGATCGTCGACCCCGACTGGGTCGGCGCCGTGGCGTGGCGGATGGCGCGGACGGACGCCGACTACCTCGCCTGCGACGTCCGGCTGTTCACGCCCGGCGACGAGGGGGTCGTGGCCGAGTACAACCGGCGCAACGACCTCCACGTCGAGCGGTTCGTCGCGGAGCTCTCGTTCGCGCCGACCTGCTGTCTGGTCGTGCGGCGGTCGCTCCTCGCGGACGTCGGCGGCTTCGACTCCCGGCTTCAGTCCGGCGGGGACTACGAGTTCGGCAACCGCGTCGCGGCGAGCGGCCGCGACCTCGAGTACGCGTCGGACATCGCCATGTACCACCCAACGCGGACGACGCTCGGCGCGCTGCTCCGGAAGTCGCGGCGGGTCGGTCGCGGGAAGACGCAGCTCCGCCGGTACTACCCCGACCGCTACGGGCGACCGCTCTTCGCCGCGCTTAACCCGGCCGCGTTCCTGCCGCCGCGACCGAGCTTCATGCGGCGCTCCGTCCGCGGCTGGAACGACCTCTCCGCGCGGCGACAGGTCGTCTTCCTCCTCGTGAGCTACATCGCGTCGCTCGCGAAGGCGTACGGGCAGCTGCTCGAACTGGCGTCACCCACCGAGACGGGCGCCGAGTAG
- a CDS encoding alkaline phosphatase family protein: MTADGERAFVLGLDGVPWRLIDSWIDDGELPAFAELVAEGASGPLRSSTPANTPVAWPSIATGAWPDRHGIYEFVKLGADHGQRPYNREDIRQPPLWDLLSPSVVANVPMTYPAGGVGEDGAMVAGMMTPSPDSDGFAYPPELGAAIREEIPDYRVGLKWHRYGDDRREEFREEFETLFAGRRELLRSLMEREAWRLFFFVFTAPDRLQHLIWDEDVILDHYRELDAVLAEVMAYCDRLGATLYVVSDHGFGPVSRVVNVNRALADAGLLMPKEATGVRAALSRTGVTKSRVLDALSRVGVDDETLVERLPASVVDGVARTVPGDHALYDVEAERTSAFLHGLGSVYVNDTARFDRGAVDPSDVDRVKAEVMRTLSALTDPETGERVLTVHDGDELNPEDEFAPDVVVEGVAGYHVKPGLAEETVVDADGIAGYHRPEGVFFARGPSIASGATVEGASVVDVAPTLLHALGEPVPAAAQGRVLTEAFEPGSAPATREVSRVDRGASDTPTDAPGSEEAVEERLRGLGYL, translated from the coding sequence GTGACCGCGGACGGCGAGCGCGCGTTCGTCTTGGGGCTCGACGGCGTTCCGTGGCGGCTGATCGACTCGTGGATCGACGACGGCGAGCTCCCGGCGTTCGCGGAGCTGGTCGCCGAGGGCGCCTCTGGGCCGCTCCGGAGTTCGACGCCCGCGAACACGCCGGTCGCGTGGCCCTCCATCGCGACCGGGGCCTGGCCCGACCGGCACGGGATATACGAGTTCGTGAAGCTCGGCGCCGACCACGGGCAGCGCCCGTACAACCGTGAGGACATCCGGCAGCCGCCGCTGTGGGACCTGCTCTCGCCGTCGGTCGTCGCGAACGTGCCGATGACGTACCCCGCCGGCGGCGTCGGCGAGGACGGGGCGATGGTCGCCGGGATGATGACGCCGTCGCCCGACTCGGACGGGTTCGCGTACCCGCCCGAGCTGGGCGCGGCGATCCGCGAGGAGATTCCGGACTACCGGGTCGGGCTCAAGTGGCACCGGTACGGCGACGACCGGCGCGAGGAGTTCCGCGAGGAGTTCGAGACGCTGTTCGCGGGGCGGCGCGAGCTGCTGCGCTCGCTCATGGAGCGGGAGGCGTGGCGCCTGTTCTTCTTCGTGTTCACGGCGCCCGACCGGCTCCAGCACCTGATCTGGGACGAGGACGTCATCCTAGACCACTACCGGGAACTCGACGCCGTCCTCGCGGAGGTAATGGCGTACTGCGACCGGCTCGGCGCGACGCTGTACGTCGTCTCCGACCACGGGTTCGGGCCGGTCTCGCGGGTCGTCAACGTCAACCGAGCGCTGGCGGACGCGGGGCTGTTGATGCCGAAGGAGGCGACCGGCGTCCGGGCCGCTCTCTCGCGAACGGGCGTGACGAAGTCGCGCGTCCTCGACGCCTTATCGCGGGTCGGGGTCGACGACGAGACGCTCGTCGAACGGCTCCCGGCGTCGGTCGTTGACGGCGTCGCCCGGACGGTGCCGGGCGATCACGCCCTCTACGACGTCGAGGCCGAGCGCACGTCGGCGTTCCTCCACGGGCTCGGCAGCGTGTACGTCAACGACACCGCCCGGTTCGACCGGGGGGCGGTCGACCCGTCCGACGTGGACCGGGTCAAGGCCGAGGTGATGCGGACGCTCTCCGCGCTCACGGACCCCGAGACCGGAGAGCGGGTCCTGACGGTTCACGACGGCGACGAGCTCAACCCCGAGGACGAGTTCGCGCCCGACGTGGTCGTCGAGGGCGTCGCGGGGTACCACGTCAAGCCGGGGCTCGCGGAGGAGACCGTGGTCGACGCCGACGGGATCGCCGGCTACCACCGACCGGAGGGCGTGTTCTTCGCCCGCGGCCCCTCGATTGCGTCCGGGGCGACGGTCGAGGGCGCGTCGGTCGTCGACGTGGCGCCGACCCTGCTCCACGCGCTCGGCGAGCCGGTCCCCGCGGCCGCGCAGGGGCGGGTGTTGACGGAGGCGTTCGAGCCCGGATCCGCGCCCGCGACCCGGGAGGTATCGCGGGTCGACCGCGGCGCGTCCGACACGCCGACCGACGCCCCCGGGAGCGAGGAGGCGGTCGAGGAGCGGCTCCGCGGGCTGGGGTATCTGTGA
- a CDS encoding glycosyltransferase family 2 protein: MDTQDRPLVSAVVITRDRPAKLKGALASLRGQTYPNLEVVVVDGSADSVEPLVRRGAGDLPVTYRRDDGEGPGAARNVGIRAASGEYVAFLDDDDRWVPEKTERQVNAFAPGVVAVYTGQFAVRDGERVGGRTPSLSGDVTEALLRGAASGPTSTVMVRKTAIDAAGGFDEELPIWEDREWYVRLSKHGRFRAISEELVRRGFGEYDQLTDDFEAARDVAYPRFVETHRELAAEFGPDCERALVASLSLTLGATAMEAGRYGEARRWLLRSLRREPGRRRTWLYLTLSLGGEPARRGVRRLRRAYESLAARRPGLRL, translated from the coding sequence ATGGACACGCAGGACCGACCGCTGGTCAGCGCGGTCGTGATAACGCGCGATCGCCCGGCGAAGCTGAAGGGGGCGCTCGCCAGCCTCCGCGGTCAGACGTACCCGAACCTCGAGGTCGTCGTCGTCGACGGCTCCGCGGACTCGGTCGAGCCGCTGGTGCGCCGCGGCGCCGGGGACCTCCCTGTGACGTACCGGCGCGACGACGGCGAGGGGCCGGGCGCCGCCCGCAACGTCGGGATCCGCGCGGCGAGCGGGGAGTACGTGGCGTTCCTCGACGACGACGACAGGTGGGTCCCGGAGAAGACCGAGCGACAGGTGAACGCGTTCGCCCCCGGCGTCGTCGCCGTCTACACCGGGCAGTTCGCCGTGCGCGACGGGGAGCGCGTCGGCGGTCGCACCCCGTCGCTGTCCGGCGACGTCACGGAGGCCCTCCTCCGCGGAGCGGCCTCCGGGCCGACATCGACGGTCATGGTCCGGAAGACGGCGATCGACGCCGCCGGCGGGTTCGACGAGGAACTCCCGATCTGGGAGGACCGCGAGTGGTACGTCCGCCTCTCGAAGCACGGGCGGTTCCGGGCGATCAGCGAGGAACTGGTCCGACGCGGGTTCGGGGAGTACGACCAGCTCACCGACGACTTCGAGGCCGCCCGCGACGTGGCCTACCCCCGGTTCGTCGAGACGCACCGGGAGCTGGCCGCCGAGTTCGGCCCCGACTGCGAGCGCGCGCTCGTCGCGTCGCTCTCCTTGACCCTCGGCGCGACCGCGATGGAGGCCGGGCGGTACGGCGAGGCGCGTCGGTGGCTGCTGCGCTCGCTCCGACGCGAGCCGGGGCGGAGACGGACCTGGCTGTACCTGACGCTGTCGCTCGGGGGCGAGCCTGCGCGACGCGGCGTCAGGCGGCTGCGGCGGGCGTACGAGTCGCTCGCGGCGCGACGACCCGGCCTCAGACTGTGA
- a CDS encoding Gfo/Idh/MocA family protein, translating into MVYDVAVIGTGPDPEDPGRDGYAMGYRHGRAYASNPECELVACADIVPENGAAFARTFDLGADAAYEEYEAMLAAVEPDLVSVCVPPGIHAEIVVDCAESGVVDGVHCEKPMADTWADCRAMVRACDDADVQLTVNHQRRFGAPFRKAKRLVENGEVGPLRRLEFAGETLFDAGIHQVDLCQYFVDEADVEWVAAQVDYRAENVWFGTPNATQALVQWRYEDGTFGLATTGDSRPPGACYLRLVGADGVVELGVDDGPTLRYRTDDGTWTTVDTDGENLHGRDSPGYLGAALEKVRNRVPLLSTADRESPVFIERAVADAVEGLRTGEEPELSGRNALRATEVVFAAWESTRRGGRVDLPLEIDDNPLVAMIDSGRLGPDSEDAAVEPAPAAADGGRDADDGRDADDGRDAGDPNGESAPDR; encoded by the coding sequence ATGGTCTACGACGTCGCGGTCATCGGCACGGGCCCCGACCCCGAGGATCCCGGTCGAGACGGCTACGCGATGGGGTACCGGCACGGACGCGCCTACGCGAGCAACCCGGAGTGCGAACTCGTCGCCTGCGCGGACATCGTCCCCGAGAACGGGGCGGCGTTCGCCCGGACGTTCGACCTCGGGGCGGACGCCGCCTACGAGGAGTACGAGGCGATGCTCGCCGCCGTCGAGCCCGACCTCGTGAGCGTCTGCGTCCCGCCCGGGATCCACGCCGAGATCGTCGTCGACTGCGCCGAGAGCGGGGTCGTCGACGGCGTCCACTGCGAGAAGCCGATGGCGGACACGTGGGCGGACTGCCGGGCGATGGTCCGCGCGTGCGACGACGCCGATGTCCAGCTCACGGTCAACCACCAGCGCCGGTTCGGCGCGCCGTTCCGCAAGGCGAAGCGGCTGGTCGAGAACGGCGAGGTCGGGCCGCTGCGGCGGCTGGAGTTCGCCGGCGAGACGCTGTTCGACGCCGGCATCCATCAGGTCGACCTCTGTCAGTACTTCGTCGACGAGGCCGACGTGGAGTGGGTCGCCGCGCAGGTCGACTACCGGGCGGAGAACGTCTGGTTCGGGACGCCGAACGCCACGCAGGCGCTCGTCCAGTGGCGCTACGAGGACGGGACGTTCGGGCTCGCCACGACCGGCGACTCCAGGCCCCCGGGGGCGTGTTACCTCCGGCTCGTCGGCGCCGACGGCGTCGTCGAACTCGGCGTCGACGACGGGCCGACGCTGCGCTACCGGACGGACGACGGGACGTGGACGACTGTCGATACGGACGGGGAGAACCTCCACGGCCGCGACTCTCCGGGGTACCTCGGCGCCGCGCTGGAGAAGGTCCGCAACCGGGTGCCGCTGCTCTCGACGGCGGACCGCGAGTCGCCGGTGTTCATCGAGCGCGCGGTCGCCGACGCGGTAGAGGGGTTACGGACGGGCGAAGAGCCCGAGCTCTCCGGGCGGAACGCGCTCCGCGCGACGGAGGTGGTGTTCGCCGCCTGGGAGTCGACGCGGCGCGGCGGGCGGGTCGACCTCCCGCTCGAGATCGACGACAACCCGCTCGTCGCCATGATCGACTCGGGGCGGCTCGGCCCGGATTCGGAGGACGCGGCGGTCGAACCCGCGCCTGCCGCCGCTGACGGCGGAAGGGACGCAGACGACGGCAGGGACGCGGACGACGGCAGGGACGCGGGCGACCCGAACGGGGAGTCCGCCCCCGACCGGTGA
- a CDS encoding lipopolysaccharide biosynthesis protein yields the protein MSPLSSLRRLLVRLTPGGDLTEQTVKSGIWATVTNVLDRGLQLLMIAILARMLTPADFGLLGIALLTLTAFKRFSNIGFDQALIQKASGNVDRYLNTYWSIEILRGAALGGLLFLVAPLVAGFFGEPRAAPLLRVIALTPLLLGFRNPGIVYFRKNLEFHKQFVYTMSGSVTNFAVALAVALATQSVWALVLGYVASDAARLLASYAVHGYRPWPELDVEVVRDLLGFGKWITGSESVYFLINQGDDAVIGWLLSASSLGLYQVAYQFAKAPATEISQIISSVAFPAYSQLQDDIPALRAAFFRTLQVTMVISFPAAVGIAVVAPTFVEAVLGPGWEPAVPVMRVVAVYGLLIALGSAYSPVWKALGRPDYMAKLGVFRLVLTALIIIPVTREFGIVGTAATVLGVYVFPMMPIDVYLVINSVETSLGRLLREMSYPAVASLLMGGVVFWLQSTLAFEWAILELIVLVAAGGAVYGAAVAALELGLNWNLRETLRSFAGAI from the coding sequence ATGTCACCGCTCTCTTCGCTCCGTCGACTCCTTGTCCGTCTCACCCCGGGCGGCGATCTCACTGAACAGACGGTGAAAAGCGGCATCTGGGCCACGGTCACGAACGTCCTCGACCGGGGCCTCCAGCTGCTGATGATCGCGATACTCGCCCGGATGCTCACGCCGGCCGACTTCGGACTGCTGGGGATCGCCCTGCTGACGCTGACGGCGTTCAAGCGGTTCTCGAACATCGGGTTCGACCAGGCGCTCATCCAGAAGGCGTCGGGCAACGTCGACCGCTACCTCAACACGTACTGGAGCATCGAGATCCTCCGCGGCGCCGCGCTCGGCGGTCTCCTCTTTCTCGTCGCGCCGCTCGTCGCCGGCTTCTTCGGCGAGCCGCGCGCCGCCCCGCTGCTCCGGGTCATCGCGCTCACGCCCCTGCTGCTCGGGTTTCGCAACCCCGGTATCGTCTACTTCCGGAAGAATCTGGAGTTCCACAAGCAGTTCGTCTACACGATGAGCGGGTCGGTGACGAACTTCGCGGTCGCGCTCGCCGTGGCGCTCGCCACCCAGAGCGTCTGGGCGCTCGTGTTGGGGTACGTCGCCTCGGACGCCGCGCGCCTGCTGGCGTCGTACGCCGTCCACGGCTACCGCCCGTGGCCGGAGCTCGACGTAGAGGTCGTGCGCGACCTCCTCGGCTTCGGAAAGTGGATCACCGGCTCCGAGAGCGTCTACTTCCTCATCAACCAGGGCGACGACGCGGTGATCGGCTGGCTGCTGTCCGCGTCGTCGCTCGGCCTCTACCAGGTCGCTTACCAGTTCGCCAAGGCGCCGGCGACGGAGATCTCGCAGATCATCTCCAGCGTCGCCTTCCCGGCGTACTCCCAGCTCCAGGACGACATCCCGGCGCTCAGAGCGGCGTTCTTCCGGACGCTCCAGGTGACGATGGTGATCTCCTTTCCCGCCGCGGTCGGCATCGCGGTCGTCGCCCCGACGTTCGTCGAGGCCGTCCTCGGCCCCGGGTGGGAGCCGGCAGTCCCGGTGATGCGGGTGGTGGCGGTGTACGGGCTGCTCATCGCGCTCGGCTCGGCGTACTCCCCGGTGTGGAAGGCGCTCGGTCGCCCCGACTATATGGCGAAGCTCGGTGTCTTCCGACTCGTGTTGACGGCGCTCATCATCATTCCCGTCACCCGCGAGTTCGGCATCGTCGGGACCGCGGCGACCGTTCTCGGCGTTTACGTCTTCCCGATGATGCCGATCGACGTGTACCTCGTGATCAACTCGGTCGAGACGAGCCTCGGTCGGCTGCTCCGGGAGATGTCGTACCCGGCCGTCGCGAGCCTCCTCATGGGCGGGGTCGTCTTCTGGCTCCAGTCGACGCTGGCGTTCGAGTGGGCGATCCTCGAACTGATCGTCCTCGTCGCGGCCGGCGGCGCGGTGTACGGAGCCGCGGTCGCGGCGCTCGAACTCGGACTGAACTGGAACCTGCGGGAGACGCTCCGGAGCTTCGCCGGAGCGATCTGA